CATCAAAAACTTTTATGATTGGAACTTTAAACTATTGACATGATAATTCAATCCTTGTTTTTCGAAAATAAGTGAAACGACTTTGTATACATTAACTTAAAACAATACTAATCAACCATTTGTATAACTTTATGTTTAATTATCGCAATGAAAGATAAAGGCATTTGATTTAAAAAAATTGAATAATTCATCTATACAAAAGCAAGCATTATATTGCAATAAATAATTGGCGAAATTATTGCTAAGGTTCTTTAGGAACTTTAAACTATAATGCCATGTCTGAAAGAATCAAAACATACGATGAGTTCTATGAGTTTTACCTCGGGGAACATAAAAAATTAGGAACCAGAATTTTTCATTTTCTTGGAATTTTATTTGTATTTCTCGTCATCGGTTTTGTAATATATACTGGTAAAGAAAGGTTCTTATGGTATATTCCGATATTCGGATATGGTTTTGCCTGGCTCAGTCACGCTTTTATTGAAAGAAACAAACCTGCCACTTTCAAATATCCGCTTTGGTCTTTAATGTCTGATTTTAAGCTGTTCTTTGAGCTTTTAATAGGGAAACAGAAATTTAATGGAAAACAGGCTTGAATTTTCTTTGGCACAAAACTTGTAAACCAACCCCCAAATTATATGAAGTTATGAAAAATGCGAAACTCTTCCTAAAAGGAACATTACTAGTATCGTCTTTATTTGTTTTATCACAATGTAAGCCGATGCCCAACTCAACTGCAGACAATGAAAAAACATTTATTGTAGGTCCCGAAACAGCAGATTGCACAGGAGTAGCTCCTATGAAATGTCTTCAGGTAAAAGAAAAAGCATCTGATAGCTGGCAAAATTTCTACACCAACATTGAAGGTTTCACTTACGAACCTGGATATGAATATGTTTTAAAAGTAAAAACAGAGAAAATTGAAAATCCACCAATGGATGCTTCTTCAATTAAATATACTTTAATAAAGCAGGTTTCTAAAACCAAGAAATAACAAAAAATCTCTTTCAAAAATAATTTGAAAGGGATTTTTATTTTTTTAAACTATTTTATTCCTGATGTCCTCTATTTTGAGGAGGATTGGGCAATTGAGCTTTAGAATATTCTTCCATTTTTTGGGTTGCCGCCATAGAGACGACCAAATCATTCAGCATAGAACTTGCAGCTGTAGGAGAATTAGGCAGTAAAACTAAATTACTTCTATTATTCGCACCAATCGACTGTAAAGTATCGTAATGCTGAGTAACAACGATTAATGCAGAAGCTTCCTGTGCATTGATATTGGCTGCATTCAGCATTTTTACAGATTCTTCCAGACCTTTTGCGATTTCTCTTCTTTGGTCTGCAATACCTTGTCCCTGAAGTTTTTTAGATTCTGCTTCAGCTTTTGCTACGGCAACAATTCTGATTCTTTGTGCTTCAGATTCGTATTCTGCGGCGGTTTTTTCACGTTCTGCAGCGTTGATTCTGTTCATCGCGTGTTTTACCTGCTCATCCGGATCGATATCGGTTACCAAAGCTTTGATAATATCATAACCATAACTTTGCATCGCTTCCTGTAATTCACTTTTTACAGCAATTGCAATATCATCTTTTCTTACGAAAACATCGTCTAATTTCGTTTTTGGAACTTCTGCACGAACTACGTCAAAAACGTAAGATGTAATCTGATTTTCAGGATTTTCTAAACGATAATATGCATCTTTTACATTTTCTCTAATGACCTGATATTGTACAGAAACTTTCATTTTGATAAAAACATTATCTAACGTTTTAGTATCAATAATAACATCCAATTGTTGAATTCTAAGGTTCAGACGCTTTGAAATCTGATCCAGAAACGGAATTTTCAAATGTAAACCAGCGTGGCTCACTTTCAAAAATTTTCCTAATCTTTCTACAACAGCCGCAGATTCCTGCTTTACTGTAAAGAAAGAAGCGAATAATGTGACAAGTCCAAAAAAGACCAAAATACCTACATACACCATATTTGTTTTATTTTAATTGATATGTCGAGAAGATACGAAAAAGTTACATACCAATCAAACAAGCTGCTACATCGTCATACCGATATCGATTCCTTTTATTTTTCGATAAAGATCAGTTGCATAATTATCAGTCATTCCCGAAACAAAATCAATCACACCAAGAACTTTCTGGTAATCGCTTCCTTCTTCGTAAATAAACTGTTTTGGAATTAATTTTAAAGCTTTAGTGTCGTAAGATTTAATTTTATCTTCAGACTTTAAAATTGACGGAATAAAATGATCAAGCAATTCGTACATTACGTTGTACCCTGCATTTTCAATTTCTACGACAGCTTTATGATTGTAAATTTTTTCGACTGAAAAGCTTTCGATATCCTGCAAAGCTTTATTTTCACTTTTATAAATATCAAGCAAGGCTTTGTCAAGGTTTCCTTCAAGAATTTTATCAAAGTTTTGCTTGTACATCGAAATCGATTTATTAATCAAAGCATTAATAACCTTTGCTCTTAAATAGGAAATCTTTTCGTTGTCATTTCCTATAGAATCGAGCTTTCTTTTTACTCGGTCTACATCATCAGTTTCTGATTTTACCAGCTCAAAAAACAAGTTTGTACAATCGGCCGTTGAAACGATACCCAATCTGTGTGCATCTTCCATATCGATGATATTGTAGCAAATATCATCGGCAGCTTCTACCAACCATACAAAAGGATGCCTTTTGAAAATATAGGGTTCTTCGCTTTCTGAGATTAAATTTGTTCCTTTTGCAATTTCAAGGAAAATATCTTTTTCATTTTGAAAAAATCCGAATTTTTTTCTGTGGATAATGCCTTTTTTCTTGGCAATGGCTTCACAGGGATATTTTGCAATACTTGCTAAAGTTGCAAATGTTAATTGAGTTCCTCCTGCATCTTTTCCGTTTTGCTGTTGTGCTAAAACCCGAATTGCATTGGCATTTCCTTCAAAATTTACCAGATCAGCCCATTCTTTTTTGTTGAATTTAGGTTTCAGATCATTTTCATTTCGGTCAAAATAACTGGCAATTGCATCTTCCCCTGAATGTCCGAAAGCAGGATTTCCAACATCATGACAAAGACAGGCTGCAGCAATTACATTTCCTAAATTATGGTTGTAAAAATTCTTTGATTCTTCTGTAAGATCACTTTTAAAATTTTCAGCTATAAACTCTCCGATCACGCTTCCCAAACTTCTTCCGACAGAAGAAACTTCTAATGAATGCGTTAATCGATTATGCACAAAAACACTTCCCGGAAGTGGAAAAACCTGCGTTTTATTTTGTAATCTTCTGAAAGCCGAAGAAAAGATAATTCTATCAAAATCTCTCTGAAAATCTGTTCTTGAAGCAGTAGTATTTGGATTGTTACCGGTACGCTGACTGGTAAAAATTTGGTTCAAATTCATCATTTTTCAAAATTAATTCAAATTTTACTTTTAAAGGAATAATATTTGAGTTTTTCTTTAAAAACCAACTTATGCCTGAAGGTCCCACAATTGTTCTTATGAAAGAAGATCTACAAAAATTTGTAGGTGAAAAGGTAATTGAAGCTGATGGAAGCGAAATTCCTGAAACTCCCGAAGTAAAAGGAGAAATTCTGCGTGAAATAAAAACTTTTGGAAAACAAACTTATTTGATCTTTGATACAATTATTTTCAAGATCCATTTATTGATGTTTGGTTCTTACAGTTTATACAAAAGAAAAGATATCGATACGCTCCGATTAGGACTGACTTTCAAAGATGGCGGAATGTATTTTTATACGTGTTCGGTAAAAACTGTAGATGAAAGTTTTCTTAAGAAAATAGATTGGGAAGCTGATGTGATGAGCGACAAATGGAGTACGGAAAAAACTGAAAAAGTTTTAAAAGAAAATCCTAAAATGATGATTTGTGATGCGTTGATGAATCAGGATATTTTTTCAGGAGTTGGAAATATTATTAAGAATGAAGCTTTATTCAGAGTTGGAATTCATCCGGAAAGTCTGATTGGAAATTTACCTCCGAAAAAATTAAAGGAAATCATTTCAGAAGCAAGAAATTATAGTTTCGATTTCAAAAAATGGAAAAAAGCGAATGTTTTGAGTAAACATTTTCAGATTTATCATCAGAAAAACTGCCCAAAATGTGGTGAAGAGGTAATTAAAAAAGACACAGGAAAAGGAAAACGTACAAGTTTCTTCTGCAAAAACGATCAGAAATTGTATTAAAAATCATGTTTTTAAGAGCAAAAAATATTCTAAATTTATAAAACCTTAATTACATGAAATGACCGACAACAAATGGCTTGAAAGATGGAACGAAAGATATAGCAATGATGAATTTGCTTACGGAACACAACCCAACAATTATTTAAAAGATCAACTGCAAAAACTGGAAACAGGCTCTGTTCTTTTTCCTGCAGAAGGTGAAGGACGAAATGCCGTTTTTGCTGCTCAACTAGGATGGAATGTTTCTGCATTTGACATCAGTGCTGAAGGGAAAAATAAAGCGCTGCAACTTGCAGAAAACAACAGTGTAGAAATTGATTATCAGGTTGGTGAATTGGAAAATTTGAACTTCCAGAAAGAACAGTTTGATGTCATTGCTTTAATTTATGCTCATTTTCCTGCGGGTATTAAATCTTCAATCCATAAAATGTTAGATACCTATTTGTGTAAAGGAGGTTATATTATTTTTGAAGCATTCAGCAAGAAGCATTTAGATCTTGTGTTAAAAAACGAAAAAGTTGGAGGCCCGAAAGATATTGAGTCTCTATTCTCAATTGATGAAATGAAATCTGATTTTCCGGAATATGAAATTATTGAATTGGAGGAAACAAAAATAGAACTTAATGAAGGGATTTTTCACAATGGTACAGGTTCGGTCATCCGATTTTTAGGAAAGAAAAAATAGAACATTGT
Above is a genomic segment from Chryseobacterium mulctrae containing:
- a CDS encoding DUF962 domain-containing protein is translated as MSERIKTYDEFYEFYLGEHKKLGTRIFHFLGILFVFLVIGFVIYTGKERFLWYIPIFGYGFAWLSHAFIERNKPATFKYPLWSLMSDFKLFFELLIGKQKFNGKQA
- a CDS encoding DUF4377 domain-containing protein, encoding MKNAKLFLKGTLLVSSLFVLSQCKPMPNSTADNEKTFIVGPETADCTGVAPMKCLQVKEKASDSWQNFYTNIEGFTYEPGYEYVLKVKTEKIENPPMDASSIKYTLIKQVSKTKK
- a CDS encoding SPFH domain-containing protein, encoding MVYVGILVFFGLVTLFASFFTVKQESAAVVERLGKFLKVSHAGLHLKIPFLDQISKRLNLRIQQLDVIIDTKTLDNVFIKMKVSVQYQVIRENVKDAYYRLENPENQITSYVFDVVRAEVPKTKLDDVFVRKDDIAIAVKSELQEAMQSYGYDIIKALVTDIDPDEQVKHAMNRINAAEREKTAAEYESEAQRIRIVAVAKAEAESKKLQGQGIADQRREIAKGLEESVKMLNAANINAQEASALIVVTQHYDTLQSIGANNRSNLVLLPNSPTAASSMLNDLVVSMAATQKMEEYSKAQLPNPPQNRGHQE
- a CDS encoding deoxyguanosinetriphosphate triphosphohydrolase — encoded protein: MNLNQIFTSQRTGNNPNTTASRTDFQRDFDRIIFSSAFRRLQNKTQVFPLPGSVFVHNRLTHSLEVSSVGRSLGSVIGEFIAENFKSDLTEESKNFYNHNLGNVIAAACLCHDVGNPAFGHSGEDAIASYFDRNENDLKPKFNKKEWADLVNFEGNANAIRVLAQQQNGKDAGGTQLTFATLASIAKYPCEAIAKKKGIIHRKKFGFFQNEKDIFLEIAKGTNLISESEEPYIFKRHPFVWLVEAADDICYNIIDMEDAHRLGIVSTADCTNLFFELVKSETDDVDRVKRKLDSIGNDNEKISYLRAKVINALINKSISMYKQNFDKILEGNLDKALLDIYKSENKALQDIESFSVEKIYNHKAVVEIENAGYNVMYELLDHFIPSILKSEDKIKSYDTKALKLIPKQFIYEEGSDYQKVLGVIDFVSGMTDNYATDLYRKIKGIDIGMTM
- a CDS encoding endonuclease, which translates into the protein MPEGPTIVLMKEDLQKFVGEKVIEADGSEIPETPEVKGEILREIKTFGKQTYLIFDTIIFKIHLLMFGSYSLYKRKDIDTLRLGLTFKDGGMYFYTCSVKTVDESFLKKIDWEADVMSDKWSTEKTEKVLKENPKMMICDALMNQDIFSGVGNIIKNEALFRVGIHPESLIGNLPPKKLKEIISEARNYSFDFKKWKKANVLSKHFQIYHQKNCPKCGEEVIKKDTGKGKRTSFFCKNDQKLY
- a CDS encoding class I SAM-dependent methyltransferase, which gives rise to MTDNKWLERWNERYSNDEFAYGTQPNNYLKDQLQKLETGSVLFPAEGEGRNAVFAAQLGWNVSAFDISAEGKNKALQLAENNSVEIDYQVGELENLNFQKEQFDVIALIYAHFPAGIKSSIHKMLDTYLCKGGYIIFEAFSKKHLDLVLKNEKVGGPKDIESLFSIDEMKSDFPEYEIIELEETKIELNEGIFHNGTGSVIRFLGKKK